The Malus sylvestris chromosome 12, drMalSylv7.2, whole genome shotgun sequence genome contains a region encoding:
- the LOC126594120 gene encoding putative high mobility group B protein 11: protein MKTESETQNMDSNVTISEADGKSLLENSGSESFYQRLNKLHNSSGLNLLFDLRQSTLDLHLFYKEVTARGGFIQVTTDERWGEVALALKLDGDNLQDPQPLLKLYALFLYQYEQLYYYREPHAKAASTLGHGIYSIGDSSAMEGQCSDNSCQMLPNLENALAEKKMPKKDFQPTLIGSTSSEQKLFPQLSSKRKEMKKRCGAPRGAQSGYHIYLRKECERLKSTDAGKLKGQNFRAMADNAWRSFSETEKLPYIEASKKVNGKRLAQEVTADEENQGMQNAEREKKPSLNRDCHLTNQKIMWFTKQTKEV from the exons ATGAAGACTGAGAGCGAGACACAGAACATGGATTCCAATGTGACAATTTCTGAGGCTGATGGGAAGAGCTTGCTGGAGAACTCTGGAAGTGAAAGCTTCTATCAGAGACTCAACAAGTTGCATAACTCATCTGGGCTGAACCTCCT TTTTGATCTCAGACAATCAACATTGGACTTGCATCTGTTTTACAAAGAAGTTACTGCAAGAGGAGGGTTTATTCAG GTTACCACTGATGAGAGATGGGGCGAAGTTGCACTCGCCTTAAAATTGGACGGGGATAATCTGCAGGATCCTCAACCTCTGTTGAAGCTTTACGCGCTCTTTCTTTACCAGTATGAGCAACTTTACTACTACAGGGAACCCCATGCGAAAGCTGCTTCTACTCTAG GTCATGGTATTTATAGTATTGGGGATAGCTCAGCAATGGAAGGGCAGTGCAGTGATAATTCATGTCAGATGTTACCGAATCTTGAAAATGCTCTTGCAGAGAAGAAGATGCCCAAAAAGGACTTTCAACCAACACTGATAG GTTCAACATCTTCAGAACAGAAACTATTCCCCCAGCTAAgttcaaagagaaaagagatGAAAAAGCGTTGTGGCGCTCCTCGAGGGGCACAAAGTGGTTATCATATCTACCTCAGGAAAGAATGCGAAAGGCTGAAAAGTACTGATGCAGGGAAACTGAAGGGTCAAAATTTCCGAGCCATGGCAGACAATGCATGGAGATCCTTCTCTGAGACTGAGAAACTG CCATACATTGAGGCAAGTAAGAAGGTTAACGGAAAACGACTGGCTCAAGAAGTGACTGCTGATGAGGAAAACCAGGGCATGCAAAATGCAGAGAGGGAGAAAAAGCCTTCGCTCAATAGGGACTGCCACTTAACTAACCAGAAGATAATGTGGTTCACTAAGCAAACGAAGGAAGTCTAG
- the LOC126594109 gene encoding pentatricopeptide repeat-containing protein At5g66520-like, translating into MSTSSTTNLPHNIKPNESTEDIKSPTPKLSQKTILHIVNTKCATSLQRLKQAHGVALRSGHFQDHYVAGAVVKCYASNNFGLALKVFDCVWRPNVFVWNIVIKGCLEHNEAFSCVSYYCKMVDMNARPNKFTYSMLFKACTLAQAVEEGLQIHAHVVKNQFGEDGHIRSAGIQMYASFGLVEEARIMLDEGGEANDVVCWNAMIDGYMKCGDVEAAKELFYKHMPSKNIGSWNAMVSGLARCGRIEEARELFDGISERDEISWSAMIDGYIQGGFHKEALEIFNDMQKENLTSPKKFVLSSVLAACANVGALDQGKWIHAHIKKNNIQLDAVLGTALLDMYAKCGRIDMAWEVFENVKQKEISTWNAMIGALAMHGRAEDAIELFAKMQMRKLEPNGITFLNALNACAHSGFVEKGLEIFSSMKRFYGIEPEVEHYGCAVDMFGRAGKLEEAEQLINLMPIEPNAAVWGALLGACRIHGNVEMGERVGKILLELEPQNSGRYTLLSNIYAKEGRFDDAAKVRALMKERGVKTSRGISMVDIGGIVHEFKVGDGSHPSTKEVYSTLERIIEKLQTEGYSPSSSQVLFDIAEEEKETALQYHSEKLAIAFGVLNTKPGTAIRVTKNLRICEDCHSAVKIFSKVYERDVIVRDRMRYHHFRNGRCSCKDFW; encoded by the coding sequence ATGAGCACATCCAGCACCACAAATCTTCCTCACAACATCAAACCAAATGAATCCACAGAAGATATCAAATCTCCCACCCCCAAGCTCTCCCAGAAAACAATCTTACACATCGTAAACACGAAATGCGCAACTTCGCTGCAACGTCTCAAGCAAGCTCATGGTGTTGCCCTGAGGTCAGGCCACTTCCAAGACCATTACGTGGCGGGGGCTGTCGTGAAATGCTACGCAAGCAACAACTTCGGGCTTGCGTTGAAGGTCTTCGATTGCGTGTGGAGGCCGAATGTGTTTGTGTGGAATATTGTGATCAAAGGGTGCCTAGAGCACAATGAGGCATTCAGTTGTGTGTCATATTATTGTAAGATGGTGGATATGAATGCCAGGCCTAATAAGTTCACGTATTCCATGTTGTTCAAAGCCTGCACGTTGGCTCAAGCGGTGGAGGAAGGCCTGCAAATCCACGCGCATGTTGTTAAAAATCAGTTTGGTGAAGATGGGCACATAAGGAGCGCTGGGATTCAAATGTACGCGTCTTTTGGGCtcgtggaggaggcaaggataATGCTCGATGAGGGTGGGGAAGCGAACGATGTTGTTTGTTGGAACGCGATGATAGATGGTTACATGAAATGTGGAGATGTGGAGGCAGCTAAAGAACTGTTTTATAAGCATATGCCGAGTAAAAACATCGGTTCTTGGAATGCAATGGTGAGTGGTCTTGCTAGGTGTGGCAGGATTGAAGAGGCGAGGGAGTTGTTTGACGGCATTAGCGAAAGGGACGAGATATCTTGGAGTGCTATGATTGATGGCTACATACAAGGAGGATTTCACAAGGAGGCATTGGAAATATTCAATGATATGCAAAAGGAGAATTTAACTAGTCCGAAAAAATTCGTGTTGTCAAGTGTGCTAGCTGCTTGTGCTAATGTGGGAGCACTTGATCAAGGAAAATGGATTCATGCTCACATCAAGAAGAACAATATTCAACTGGATGCGGTTCTTGGGACTGCTTTGCttgacatgtatgcaaaatgcGGGCGGATTGACATGGCGTGGGAGGTGTTTGAAAATGTCAAACAGAAAGAGATTTCGACATGGAATGCCATGATTGGAGCGCTTGCTATGCACGGCCGAGCAGAGGATGCAATTGAGCTTTTCGCCAAGATGCAGATGCGTAAGTTGGAACCAAATGGAATTACATTTTTGAATGCCTTAAATGCTTGTGCTCATTCGGGTTTTGTCGAGAAAGGTCTTGAAATTTTCAGTTCTATGAAGAGATTTTATGGCATTGAGCCTGAGGTGGAGCACTACGGGTGTGCGGTTGATATGTTTGGAAGGGCAGGGAAATTGGAAGAGGCAGAGCAGCTCATAAACTTGATGCCAATCGAACCCAATGCAGCAGTTTGGGGGGCGTTATTAGGCGCTTGCAGGATACATGGAAATGTCGAAATGGGAGAGAGAGTAGGAAAGATTTTGCTCGAATTGGAGCCTCAAAACAGCGGTCGCTACACGTTGTTATCGAACATTTACGCGAAGGAAGGCAGGTTTGATGATGCTGCAAAAGTAAGAGCTTTGATGAAGGAGAGAGGGGTTAAGACGAGTCGAGGGATTAGCATGGTCGACATTGGTGGCATTGTTCATGAATTCAAAGTGGGAGACGGATCACACCCGAGTACTAAGGAGGTCTATTCGACGCTGGAAAGGATCATAGAGAAGCTGCAGACGGAGGGTTATTCGCCGAGTAGCTCACAAGTCTTGTTTGACATTgcagaggaggagaaggaaactGCACTGCAGTACCACAGTGAAAAGCTTGCCATTGCTTTCGGAGTCCTTAACACAAAACCCGGAACAGCCATTCGCGTCACGAAGAACTTGAGGATCTGTGAGGATTGCCATTCTGCAGTAAAGATCTTCTCAAAAGTATACGAAAGGGATGTGATCGTTAGGGACCGGATGCGGTATCATCATTTTAGAAATGGAAGGTGTTCATGTAAGGATTTTTGGTAA